A genomic region of Catalinimonas niigatensis contains the following coding sequences:
- a CDS encoding penicillin-binding protein activator LpoB, protein MKPTIKAFSLFVLVILIGLGCARKTVTRVDTNTDIDLSGRWNDADSRRVAEALSESVIESAWLENFTRYHDRKPVVIVGLMTNKSHEHIEAETFIKDIEKEMIRTGTVRVVQNSVFREKLREERADQQEMASPETAKRWGAELGADFMMFGTINSIVDSEGKRQVTFYQVDLELANLETNEIVWLDGKKIKKYIVN, encoded by the coding sequence ATGAAACCCACTATCAAAGCTTTTTCTCTCTTCGTTTTAGTAATCCTTATTGGCCTCGGTTGCGCCCGCAAAACAGTAACCCGGGTAGACACCAATACTGACATTGACTTAAGTGGACGTTGGAATGACGCCGATTCCAGAAGGGTAGCTGAGGCGCTTTCTGAAAGTGTAATTGAGAGTGCTTGGCTGGAAAATTTTACCAGATATCATGACAGAAAACCCGTAGTCATCGTAGGCCTGATGACCAACAAAAGCCATGAACATATAGAAGCAGAGACATTCATCAAAGACATTGAGAAAGAGATGATACGCACCGGTACGGTAAGGGTGGTGCAAAACAGCGTGTTCCGTGAGAAGCTTCGTGAAGAACGTGCCGATCAGCAGGAAATGGCTTCACCAGAAACCGCCAAAAGATGGGGTGCAGAGCTGGGTGCTGACTTCATGATGTTTGGTACGATCAATTCAATCGTAGATTCTGAGGGTAAACGTCAGGTTACTTTTTACCAGGTAGACCTGGAACTGGCCAATCTGGAAACCAATGAAATCGTGTGGCTGGATGGTAAAAAAATCAAAAAGTACATCGTCAACTGA
- a CDS encoding COG3014 family protein, translating to MRHIYRVRHLLLLSILLLCFSCASYYQMNYKFNRYFEEGEMEKAEKVLANSKKASEGKAKLLYHLNRGLVASLQGEYEESNQFFEQAYTLGEDLRNNYWNTATSLLLNPNFTYYTGEDHELLLIHYYKALNFLKMDDRQSALVECRRLNIKLQQLSDKYKSNVLGKKGKYSRDAFVHNLMGIIYDADQDYNNAFIAYRNAIEIYQQDYQTLFGVGPPEQLKKDLLRTAYLMGFETELTSYEKQFGIKYQHEKQEGGELVFFWNNGLGPVKDEWSINFALVRGRGGVVNFTNDALGLTFPFQLENEEDYEKKNLSSVEFIRVAFPKYVERPMLFNNAYLLLGQGKKITLEQAENISEIAFQSLQQRMLKEFGVSLLRVAIKKATEYSVRKENDDLGAVIGLVNAITEKADTRNWQTIPHSIYYGRAKLPEGQQHISLHMQGNPRNGHSRDHDFVVNIQKGKTTFQTFHSLDTDYVYSALNY from the coding sequence ATGAGACATATCTACAGGGTTAGGCATCTGCTTTTGCTCAGTATTTTGCTGCTGTGCTTTTCCTGCGCTTCCTATTACCAGATGAACTATAAGTTCAATCGCTATTTTGAAGAAGGGGAGATGGAGAAGGCTGAGAAAGTATTGGCAAACAGCAAGAAAGCTTCCGAAGGTAAAGCCAAGCTTTTGTATCATCTGAACAGAGGGCTAGTAGCTTCTCTTCAGGGAGAATATGAAGAGAGCAATCAGTTTTTTGAACAGGCGTATACGCTGGGCGAAGATCTTCGGAATAACTACTGGAATACCGCTACCTCTCTGCTGCTTAATCCAAACTTCACGTATTATACCGGAGAAGATCATGAGCTTTTGCTCATTCATTACTATAAAGCACTCAACTTCCTAAAAATGGATGACAGACAATCTGCTTTGGTAGAATGCAGACGTTTGAATATTAAATTGCAGCAACTCAGTGATAAGTACAAGTCCAATGTATTGGGGAAAAAGGGAAAATACAGCCGCGATGCTTTTGTGCATAACCTGATGGGAATTATTTACGATGCCGATCAGGATTATAACAATGCTTTCATCGCTTACCGGAATGCCATAGAAATTTACCAGCAGGATTACCAGACGCTCTTTGGTGTTGGCCCGCCTGAGCAACTTAAAAAGGACCTGCTCAGAACAGCCTATCTGATGGGTTTTGAAACGGAGTTAACAAGCTATGAAAAGCAGTTTGGAATAAAGTATCAACATGAAAAGCAGGAGGGAGGAGAATTGGTTTTTTTCTGGAACAATGGTTTGGGACCGGTAAAAGATGAATGGAGTATCAACTTTGCTTTGGTAAGGGGGAGAGGTGGTGTTGTCAATTTTACCAACGACGCCCTTGGGCTCACATTTCCTTTCCAGTTGGAAAATGAGGAAGATTATGAAAAGAAAAACCTTAGCTCAGTAGAATTTATCAGGGTGGCTTTTCCCAAATATGTTGAGCGTCCCATGCTTTTTAATAATGCCTATTTACTGCTGGGGCAAGGCAAAAAAATTACTCTGGAACAAGCTGAAAACATCAGTGAAATTGCCTTTCAATCTCTTCAGCAGCGGATGCTGAAGGAGTTTGGTGTTTCACTACTTCGTGTGGCTATCAAAAAAGCCACTGAATACAGTGTGCGCAAAGAAAACGATGATCTGGGAGCCGTAATTGGTCTGGTAAACGCCATTACCGAAAAAGCGGATACCCGCAACTGGCAAACCATTCCCCATTCCATTTACTATGGAAGAGCGAAGCTGCCAGAAGGACAGCAGCATATCAGTTTACATATGCAAGGGAATCCAAGGAATGGCCACAGCCGTGATCATGATTTTGTGGTAAACATCCAAAAAGGAAAAACAACCTTCCAGACTTTCCACTCCCTGGATACGGATTATGTCTATTCAGCTTTGAATTATTAG